From the genome of Microscilla marina ATCC 23134:
TGTTAAAAACAATACCACCAGCCTTGTCGCCTTATTATAAAAAAGAAGTAGATGAGTATTTTGAAAAAATTGATAATTAGATACTTAATAGTATGACGTCTCTTCAGATAAAAATACCTTCATTGGTAGAAAATATCAGGATTGTCGAAAGTTTTATAGACAATGCAAAAGAAAAGCACAACATTAACGATGACATTTATGGCAACATCATGATTGCCATAACTGAATCGGTTAATAATGCTATCAGACACGGAAATCGTGAAGATAAAAACAAAAATGTGCTGTTGTCTTTAGTACTCAATGACAATCGTGTCAAATTTATTGTTCAGGACGAAGGCCCTGGTTTTGACTATCAAAACCTGGCTGACCCTACTGCCCCCGAAAACCTAAATAAACCCGGAGGACGAGGCATCTTTTTGATGAAGAACCTGTGTGACGAGGTGAATTTTGC
Proteins encoded in this window:
- a CDS encoding ATP-binding protein — its product is MTSLQIKIPSLVENIRIVESFIDNAKEKHNINDDIYGNIMIAITESVNNAIRHGNREDKNKNVLLSLVLNDNRVKFIVQDEGPGFDYQNLADPTAPENLNKPGGRGIFLMKNLCDEVNFADEGRRVEMVFYVM